The following coding sequences lie in one Saccharopolyspora hordei genomic window:
- a CDS encoding DUF4177 domain-containing protein, producing the protein MQKWEYATVPLLSHATKQILDQWGEDGWELVAVLPGPTGEQMVAYMKRPKEA; encoded by the coding sequence ATGCAGAAGTGGGAGTACGCGACCGTGCCGCTGTTGAGCCACGCGACCAAGCAGATCCTCGACCAGTGGGGCGAGGACGGCTGGGAGCTGGTGGCCGTGCTGCCCGGTCCGACCGGTGAGCAGATGGTCGCTTACATGAAGCGTCCGAAGGAGGCCTGA